Proteins encoded in a region of the Acuticoccus sp. MNP-M23 genome:
- the rfbA gene encoding glucose-1-phosphate thymidylyltransferase RfbA gives MKGIILAGGSGTRLRPITKAISKQLLPIYDKPMIYYPISTLMLAGIKDILIITTPEDAPLFENLLGDGSAWGINIVFAQQPKPEGLAQAFIIGRDFVGDDRVALVLGDNIFYGHGLDQLLLAAAGRETGATVFAYYVKDPERYGVLSFGADGKPDDILEKPEVAPSNYAVTGLYFYDNDVLDIAAAVKPSHRGELEITDVNRAYLERGDLNAETMGRGYAWFDTGTHDSLVDAAMYIRALEQRQGLRIACPEEIAWRQGWLGDEALAALGREQEKSGYGAYLLELLGK, from the coding sequence ATGAAGGGAATTATTCTCGCGGGTGGCTCCGGCACCAGGCTTCGCCCCATCACCAAGGCGATTTCGAAGCAGCTCCTGCCGATCTACGACAAGCCGATGATCTATTACCCGATCAGCACGCTGATGCTGGCCGGGATCAAGGATATCCTGATCATCACGACGCCGGAAGACGCGCCCCTGTTCGAGAACCTTCTCGGCGACGGCAGCGCGTGGGGCATCAACATCGTGTTCGCCCAGCAGCCCAAGCCAGAAGGCCTGGCGCAGGCGTTCATCATCGGCCGCGACTTCGTCGGCGACGATCGCGTTGCGCTGGTCCTCGGCGACAACATCTTCTACGGCCACGGCCTCGACCAGCTCCTTCTCGCCGCCGCAGGCCGGGAGACCGGGGCAACGGTCTTCGCCTATTATGTCAAGGACCCGGAGCGTTACGGCGTCCTGTCTTTCGGCGCCGACGGCAAGCCGGACGACATCCTCGAAAAGCCCGAGGTGGCCCCATCCAACTACGCGGTGACCGGCCTTTATTTCTACGACAACGACGTCCTCGACATCGCCGCAGCGGTGAAGCCCTCGCACCGCGGTGAGCTCGAGATCACCGACGTGAACCGCGCCTACCTGGAACGCGGCGACCTCAATGCCGAGACCATGGGCCGGGGCTACGCCTGGTTCGACACCGGCACGCACGATTCCCTCGTGGATGCCGCCATGTACATCCGCGCGCTCGAGCAGCGTCAGGGCCTGCGGATCGCCTGTCCCGAAGAGATCGCCTGGCGGCAGGGCTGGCTTGGCGACGAAGCACTCGCCGCGCTTGGGCGGGAACAAGAAAAGAGCGGCTACGGCGCCTACCTTCTGGAGCTTCTGGGGAAGTAA
- a CDS encoding class I SAM-dependent methyltransferase, giving the protein MTHWQAHPETAAQEMHEEGSPGWTAFRRQSGVVTAALHSKLLDHVPAAGMTPGTGRILEFGAGIGGVALDLAGRSGMPSDACDVNGAAMSYLAAQLPGTRCRTVPAAPPLPYADESFDALYAISIFPRLAEADGLAWLAEFARVLKPEGAALISLRGPAAVALALKSAPPGLPRVTVDDLERSGVIVAAGAALPGGGHLAAHSHAYVTGVFGKILAVEAIYPGIVGGNEDFVVLRKREP; this is encoded by the coding sequence ATGACCCATTGGCAGGCGCACCCCGAGACGGCAGCGCAGGAAATGCACGAGGAAGGTTCGCCCGGCTGGACAGCGTTCAGGCGCCAGAGCGGTGTCGTCACCGCCGCTCTCCACAGCAAGCTCCTCGATCATGTGCCTGCCGCGGGGATGACACCCGGCACGGGCCGCATTCTCGAATTCGGCGCCGGGATCGGCGGGGTCGCGCTCGACCTTGCCGGCCGGAGCGGGATGCCGAGCGATGCGTGCGACGTGAACGGGGCGGCGATGAGCTATCTCGCCGCGCAGCTTCCGGGCACCCGCTGCCGCACCGTCCCGGCCGCGCCGCCGCTCCCCTATGCGGACGAAAGCTTCGATGCGCTTTACGCAATCTCGATCTTCCCCCGCCTTGCCGAGGCGGATGGCCTTGCCTGGCTCGCCGAGTTCGCCCGGGTCCTGAAGCCGGAGGGCGCCGCGCTGATCTCGCTGCGCGGTCCGGCCGCCGTCGCCCTCGCGCTGAAGAGCGCGCCGCCGGGCTTGCCGAGGGTCACGGTGGACGACCTGGAACGCTCCGGCGTGATCGTCGCTGCGGGCGCGGCCCTTCCCGGCGGCGGGCACCTTGCCGCCCACAGCCATGCCTACGTCACCGGCGTCTTCGGCAAGATCCTGGCGGTCGAGGCGATCTACCCGGGGATTGTCGGCGGCAACGAGGACTTCGTTGTCCTGCGCAAGCGCGAACCATAA
- a CDS encoding sulfotransferase family 2 domain-containing protein, which yields MPFVEFDGFRLLFIHIPKAGGSSVETWMRTLGELQFWSPSLIPPALKCTPQHLRRMEIDQLFSRNYFDYGFAIVRNPFTRIASEYRMRAMLAQEGAMPFPEFGPWLEHNLTLARNNSFHLDNHLRPQWQFTGNRTTLMRFEDGLETIIATVCKHIGRTPPETVPHELSSKGLGKAIEWDTSSIVHVAETYRSDFERFSYSIHEPPPD from the coding sequence ATGCCATTCGTTGAATTCGACGGTTTTCGTCTTCTGTTCATCCATATTCCGAAGGCAGGGGGCTCGTCGGTCGAGACCTGGATGCGGACGCTTGGCGAGCTGCAATTCTGGTCCCCCAGCCTCATCCCTCCCGCGCTGAAATGCACGCCGCAGCACCTGCGGCGCATGGAGATCGACCAGCTCTTCAGCCGCAACTATTTCGACTACGGGTTTGCGATCGTGCGCAATCCGTTCACGAGGATCGCGTCGGAGTACCGGATGCGGGCGATGCTGGCCCAGGAAGGGGCAATGCCATTCCCCGAATTCGGCCCGTGGCTGGAGCACAACCTGACGCTCGCCCGGAACAACTCTTTCCATCTCGACAACCACCTTCGCCCGCAGTGGCAGTTCACCGGCAACCGGACGACGCTGATGCGTTTCGAGGACGGGCTCGAAACCATCATCGCGACCGTGTGCAAGCATATCGGCCGGACGCCGCCCGAAACCGTGCCGCACGAACTGTCTTCGAAGGGGTTGGGCAAGGCCATCGAGTGGGACACGTCCTCGATCGTGCATGTGGCGGAAACCTACCGGTCCGATTTCGAGCGCTTCAGCTACTCGATCCACGAACCACCACCCGACTGA